In Scatophagus argus isolate fScaArg1 chromosome 3, fScaArg1.pri, whole genome shotgun sequence, one genomic interval encodes:
- the errfi1a gene encoding ERBB receptor feedback inhibitor 1a, with product MRPECAWSMSTVGLTAQETSFPIENPFLRGGYCHSMAGSKPSWSHHHELDNFYFSMDTALTDQSSRAQQKGPPPSLSYERHKYSPSSQRLPPKKSRPSHLSLSCSTEPSTPSPADDDQVVPSFQRLSVHECSSPPQTPGRCSKPLPPIPPQIDISPEQAMDNEVEFFTSSDDSCCLVSDQCPKSSPFRYGVPSRRSFRDCGQINYAYYDGPLGPQSPRQSQQQHQVHPPQEVREHYEQHRQEPPEPVACPRQQDKAQRRLRRSHSGPAGSFNKPSLLRLTCTKRHTNSMDKSEVPPPIPPRTIKTGDYRRWSAEVSSGAYSDEDKPPKVPPREPLSRGSSRTPSPKSLPTYINGVMPPTQSFAPDPKYVSCRGLQRQNSEGSPCILPVMEKGKKASTTHYYLLPQRPAFVDSPCVEKFLRVMDSPAARNTDVSDSDWDCHNRRKTHVDLV from the exons ATGCGACCCGAGTGTGCCTGGAGCATGTCCACAGTGGGCCTGACTGCCCAGGAGACCTCTTTTCCCATAGAAAACCCCTTCCTGAGGGGTGGCTACTGTCACAGCATGGCTGGATCCAAACCCTCTTGGAGCCATCACCATGAGCTGGACAA CTTCTACTTCAGTATGGATACTGCACTCACAGATCAGAGCTCTCGTGCCCAGCAAAAGGGgccacctccctctctcagtTATGAAA GACATAAATACAGTCCCAGCTCACAGAGACTACCCCCAAAGAAATCCCGGCCCtcacatctctccctctcctgcagcACTGAACCATCCACCCCAAGTCCTGCTGATGACGACCAGGTGGTTCCCTCTTTCCAGAGGCTCTCAGTGCATGAGTGCAGCAGTCCGCCCCAGACACCAGGCAGATGCTCCAAGCCTCTGCCCCCCATCCCTCCACAGATTGATATCTCCCCTGAGCAAGCTATGGATAATGAGGTAGAATTTTTCACAAGTTCAGACGACAGCTGTTGCCTGGTGTCTGACCAGTGTCCCAAATCGTCTCCTTTTCGGTATGGAGTCCCTAGTCGAAGGAGCTTCAGAGACTGTGGACAGATTAACTATGCATACTATGATGGTCCATTAGGACCGCAAAGCCCAAGGCAGTCCCAACAGCAGCATCAGGTACATCCTCCACAGGAGGTACGTGAACATTATGAGCAGCACCGACAGGAGCCACCTGAGCCAGTGGCCTGTCCAAGACAGCAGGACAAAGCTCAGAGGAGGCTGCGGCGCTCGCACTCTGGCCCAGCAGGATCCTTTAACAAGCCCTCGCTGCTGCGCCTCACATGCACCAAACGCCACACCAACAGTATGGATAAGTCGGAGGTGCCACCCCCTATCCCTCCACGAACAATCAAGACAGGAGACTACCGCCGCTGGTCAGCAGAGGTCTCATCAGGGGCTTACAGTGATGAGGACAAACCACCCAAGGTACCCCCAAGGGAACCTTTGTCGAGAGGCAGCTCCCGCACCCCCAGCCCCAAGAGCCTCCCAACATATATTAATGGGGTGATGCCCCCAACCCAAAGTTTTGCACCAGACCCTAAGTACGTAAGCTGTCGAGGTTTACAGAGACAGAACAGTGAGGGCTCTCCCTGCATCCTTCCTGTTATGGAGAAGGGCAAGAAGGCCAGCACCACACATTACTATCTCCTGCCTCAGCGACCTGCTTTTGTGGACTCACCTTGTGTCGAGAAGTTTCTTCGAGTCATGGACAGCCCCGCAGCTCGTAATACAGATGTATCTGACTCTGACTGGGACTGTCACAACAGGAGGAAAACCCATGTGGATTTagtttga